One window of the Saccopteryx leptura isolate mSacLep1 chromosome 9, mSacLep1_pri_phased_curated, whole genome shotgun sequence genome contains the following:
- the SBSN gene encoding suprabasin isoform X2 has translation MHLASLVSSCSFLLLLGALPGWAAKDDPIEKVIEGINRGLSNAEREVGKALEGINNGITQAGREVEKVFNGLSNMGTQAGKELDKGLNHGLDKLAHGINNGIGQPGKEAEKLAHGVNNAAGQAGKEADKVVHGVYDGVNQAGKEAEKFGQGVNHAAGQAGKEAEKLGQGVHHAAGQAGKELDRLQQNVHNGVNQDGKEANQLLNGGRPGGSTGHHGGGATTTLTSGASVNKPFINFSALWRSVANIIP, from the exons ATGCATCTTGCCAGTTTGGtcagttcctgctccttcctaCTGCTACTGGGGGCCCTGCCTGGATGGGCTGCCAAGGATGACCCCATTGAGAAGGTCATTGAAGGAATCAACCGAGGCCTGAGCAatgcagagagagaggtgggcAAGGCCCTGGAAGGCATCAATAATGGAATCACTCAAGCTGGAAGGGAAGTGGAGAAAGTTTTTAACGGACTTAGCAACATGGGGACCCAGGCCGGCAAGGAGCTGGACAAGGGGCTCAACCACGGCTTGGACAAGTTAGCCCATGGGATCAACAATGGCATCGGACAACCaggaaaggaagcagagaagCTTGCCCATGGGGTCAACAACGCTGCTGGACAG GCCGGAAAGGAGGCAGACAAAGTGGTCCATGGGGTCTACGATGGGGTCAACCAGGCcgggaaggaggcagagaaattTGGCCAAGGGGTCAACCACGCTGCTGGCCAGGCTGGAAAGGAAGCGGAGAAACTTGGCCAAGGTGTCCACCATGCTGCTGGCCAGGCCGGGAAGGAGTTGGACAGGTTGCAGCAGAATGTTCATAATGGGGTCAACCAAGACGGCAAGGAGGCCAACCAGCTGCTGAAT GGCGGTCGTCCAGGCGGATCCACCGGCCATCACGGAGGGGGCGCAACCACAACATTAACATCTGGA GCTTCGGTCAACAAGCCCTTCATCAACTTTTCAGCTCTGTGGAGG aGCGTCGCCAACAtcattccctaa
- the TMEM147 gene encoding BOS complex subunit TMEM147 encodes MTLFHFGNCFALAYFPYFITYKCSGLSEYNAFWKCVQAGVTYLFVQLCKMLFLATFFPTWEGGIYDFIGEFMKASVDVADLVGLNLVMSRNAGKGEYKIMVAAMGWATAELIMSRCIPLWVGARGIEFDWKYIQMSIDSNISLVHYIVTSAQVWMITRYDLYHTFRPAVLLLMFLSVYKAFVMETIVHLCSLGSWMALLARAVVTGLLALSTLALYVAVVSVHS; translated from the exons ATGACCTTGTTTCACTTTGGGAACTGCTTCGCCCTGGCCTACTTCCCCTACTTCATCACCTACAAGTGCAGCGGCCT GTCCGAGTACAACGCCTTCTGGAAGTGTGTCCAGGCTGGGGTCACCTACCTCTTCGTTCAGCTGTGCAAG ATGTTGTTCCTGGCCACTTTCTTTCCCACCTGGGAAGGCGGCATCTATGACTTCATTGGG GAATTCATGAAGGCCAGCGTGGATGTGGCAGACCTAGTAGGCCTAAACCTTGTCATGTCCCGAAATGCCGGCAAAGGGGAGTACAAGATCATGGTTGCTGCCATGGGCTGGGCCACCGCGGAGCTCATTATGTCCCG TTGCATCCCACTCTGGGTTGGAGCCCGGGGCATTGAATTTGACTGGAAATACATTCAGATGAGCATTGACTCCAACATCAGTCTG GTTCATTACATCGTCACATCTGCCCAAGTGTGGATGATAACACGCTATGACCTCTACCACACTTTCCGGCCGGCTGTCCTCCTGCTGATGTTCCTCAGCGTCTATAAGGCCTTTGTCATGGA GACCATCGTCCACCTTTGTTCCCTGGGCAGCTGGATGGCACTTCTGGCCCGAGCAGTAGTGACTGGGCTGCTggccctcagcaccctggccttGTATGTCGCCGTTGTCAGCGTACACTCCTAG
- the SBSN gene encoding suprabasin isoform X1: MHLASLVSSCSFLLLLGALPGWAAKDDPIEKVIEGINRGLSNAEREVGKALEGINNGITQAGREVEKVFNGLSNMGTQAGKELDKGLNHGLDKLAHGINNGIGQPGKEAEKLAHGVNNAAGQVGKEADKVIQGVHHGVNQAGSEAGRFGQGLHHAAGQAGNEAGRFGQGIHHATGQAGNEAGRFGQGIHHATGQAGNEAGRFGQGIHHAAGQAGNEAGRFGQGIHHAAGQAGKELDKFGQGIHHAAGQAGKEAEKFGHGIHHGLNEAWKEGETFGQGVHHAAGQAGKEAEKFGHGIHHGIDEAWKEAEKLGHGVHHAAGQAGKGDKIVQGIHHGVNQAGKEVEPFGRDIHYAAGQAGKEGDRIVQGVHPGVNQAGKEVEPFGRDIHYAAGQAGKEADKIVQGVHPGVNQAGKEVEHFGQGVHYAAGQAGKEADKIVQGVHPGVNQAGKEVKPFGQDVHYAAGQAGKEADKIVQGVHPGVNQAGKEVEHFGQGVHHAVEQAGKEADKVVHGVYDGVNQAGKEAEKFGQGVNHAAGQAGKEAEKLGQGVHHAAGQAGKELDRLQQNVHNGVNQDGKEANQLLNGGRPGGSTGHHGGGATTTLTSGASVNKPFINFSALWRSVANIIP; encoded by the exons ATGCATCTTGCCAGTTTGGtcagttcctgctccttcctaCTGCTACTGGGGGCCCTGCCTGGATGGGCTGCCAAGGATGACCCCATTGAGAAGGTCATTGAAGGAATCAACCGAGGCCTGAGCAatgcagagagagaggtgggcAAGGCCCTGGAAGGCATCAATAATGGAATCACTCAAGCTGGAAGGGAAGTGGAGAAAGTTTTTAACGGACTTAGCAACATGGGGACCCAGGCCGGCAAGGAGCTGGACAAGGGGCTCAACCACGGCTTGGACAAGTTAGCCCATGGGATCAACAATGGCATCGGACAACCaggaaaggaagcagagaagCTTGCCCATGGGGTCAACAACGCTGCTGGACAGGTTGGGAAGGAGGCAGACAAAGTGATTCAGGGGGTCCATCATGGGGTCAACCAGGCGGGAAGTGAGGCAGGAAGATTTGGCCAGGGGCTCCACCATGCTGCTGGGCAGGCTGGGAATGAGGCGGGGAGGTTTGGCCAGGGGATCCACCATGCCACTGGGCAGGCTGGGAATGAGGCGGGGAGGTTTGGCCAGGGGATCCACCATGCCACTGGGCAGGCTGGGAATGAGGCGGGGAGGTTTGGCCAGGGGATCCACCATGCTGCTGGGCAGGCTGGGAATGAGGCGGGGAGGTTTGGCCAGGGGATCCACCATGCTGCTGGGCAGGCTGGGAAGGAGTTAGACAAGTTTGGTCAGGGGATCCACCATGCTGCTGGGCAGgctgggaaggaggcagagaagtTTGGCCATGGGATCCACCATGGGCTTAATGAGGCCtggaaggaaggagagacatTTGGTCAGGGGGTCCACCATGCCGCTGGGCAGgctgggaaggaggcagagaagtTTGGTCATGGGATTCACCACGGGATTGATGAGGCCTGGAAGGAAGCAGAGAAGTTGGGTCACGGAGTCCACCATGCCGCTGGGCAGGCTGGGAAAGGAGATAAAATAGTCCAAGGGATCCATCATGGAGTCAACCAGGCTGGGAAGGAGGTGGAGCCGTTTGGCCGGGATATTCACTATGCTGCAGGGCAGGCTggaaaagagggagacagaataGTCCAAGGTGTCCATCCTGGGGTTAACCAGGCTGGGAAGGAGGTGGAGCCGTTTGGCCGGGATATTCACTATGCTGCAGGGCAGGCTGGAAAGGAGGCAGACAAAATAGTCCAAGGTGTCCATCCTGGGGTCAACCAGGCTGGGAAGGAGGTGGAGCATTTTGGCCAGGGAGTTCACTATGCTGCAGGGCAGGCTGGAAAGGAGGCAGACAAAATAGTCCAAGGTGTCCATCCTGGGGTCAACCAGGCTGGGAAGGAGGTGAAGCCATTTGGACAGGATGTTCACTATGCTGCAGGGCAGGCTGGAAAGGAGGCAGACAAAATAGTCCAAGGTGTCCATCCTGGGGTCAACCAGGCTGGGAAGGAGGTGGAGCATTTTGGCCAGGGAGTTCACCATGCCGTTGAACAGGCCGGAAAGGAGGCAGACAAAGTGGTCCATGGGGTCTACGATGGGGTCAACCAGGCcgggaaggaggcagagaaattTGGCCAAGGGGTCAACCACGCTGCTGGCCAGGCTGGAAAGGAAGCGGAGAAACTTGGCCAAGGTGTCCACCATGCTGCTGGCCAGGCCGGGAAGGAGTTGGACAGGTTGCAGCAGAATGTTCATAATGGGGTCAACCAAGACGGCAAGGAGGCCAACCAGCTGCTGAAT GGCGGTCGTCCAGGCGGATCCACCGGCCATCACGGAGGGGGCGCAACCACAACATTAACATCTGGA GCTTCGGTCAACAAGCCCTTCATCAACTTTTCAGCTCTGTGGAGG aGCGTCGCCAACAtcattccctaa
- the GAPDHS gene encoding glyceraldehyde-3-phosphate dehydrogenase, testis-specific, with protein MSKRDIVLTNVTVVQLLRQPCPVIRAPPPPEPKVEAPPPPPPPPQPIKAESPPPPPPPPPPPKKVPMERVLTVGINGFGRIGRLVLRACMAKGVKVVAVNDPFIDPEYMVYMFKYDSTHGRYKGTVEYKNGQLVVDNQEIRVFQSKQPRDIPWKSVGSPFVVESTGVYLSLEEASNHIEAGASRVVISAPSPDAPMFVMGVNEKDYNPGSMKIVSNASCTTNCLAPLAKVIHERFGIVEGLMTTVHSYTATQKTVDGPSKKAWRDGRGAHQNIIPASTGAAKAVGKVIPDLKGKLTGMAFRVPTADVSVVDLTCRLAQPTPYSAIKDAIKAAAKGPMAGILAYTEDEVVSTDFVSDTHSSIFDAKAGIALNDNFVKLISWYDNEYGYSHRVVDLLCYMFSRDK; from the exons ATGTCGAAACGCGATATCGTCCTCACCAATGTCACCGTTGTCCAGCTGCTTCGACAGCCGTGCCCCG TGATCAGAGCCCCACCCCCGCCAGAGCCAAAAGTTgaagcaccaccaccaccaccgccaccgccacaGCCCATCAAGGCGGaatccccacctcccccacctccgcCACCTCCTCCACCTAAGAAGGTTCCTATGGAACGGGTACTGACTGTTGGCATCAATGG ATTTGGACGCATCGGTCGCCTGGTGCTGCGCGCCTGCATGGCGAAAGGTGTTAAGGTGGTCGCAGTGAATGATCCATTCATTGACCCAGAATACATG GTGTACATGTTTAAGTATGACTCCACCCATGGCCGATACAAAGGGACTGTGGAATACAAGAATGGACAGCTGGTCGTGGATAACCAGGAGATCCGTGTCTTCCAGAG CAAGCAGCCCAGAGATATCCCCTGGAAGTCTGTCGGGAGCCCCTTCGTGGTGGAGTCCACAGGCGTGTACCTGTCCTTAGAGGAAGCTTCT AACCACATTGAGGCAGGTGCCTCGCGTGTAGTCATCTCTGCGCCCTCACCAGACGCACCTATGTTTGTCATGGGGGTGAATGAAAAGGACTATAACCCTGGCTCAATGAAAATTGTCAG CAATGCATCCTGCACCACCAACTGCCTGGCCCCTCTTGCCAAAGTCATTCATGAGCGATTTGGGATCGTGGAAGGACTGATG ACCACAGTTCATTCATACACGGCCACCCAGAAGACAGTGGATGGACCATCAAAGAAGGCCTGGAGAGACGGACGGGGAGCCCACCAGAACATCATCCCAGCCTCTACAGGGGCTGCCAAGGCTGTGGGCAAAGTCATCCCAGACCTCAAAGG GAAGCTGACAGGAATGGCGTTCCGGGTGCCAACCGCAGATGTGTCTGTTGTGGACCTGACCTGCCGCCTGGCCCAGCCTACCCCATATTCAGCCATCAAGGACGCCATAAAAGCGGCAGCCAAGGGGCCCATGGCTGGCATCCTTGCCTATACTGAGGATGAG GTTGTCTCTACGGACTTCGTCAGCGATACCCACTCGTCCATCTTCGATGCTAAAGCCGGCATCGCGCTCAACGACAACTTCGTGAAGCTCATTTCTTG GTACGACAACGAATACGGCTATAGTCACCGGGTGGTGGATCTCCTCTGTTATATGTTTAGTCGTGACAAGTGA